The proteins below are encoded in one region of Sulfolobus islandicus Y.N.15.51:
- a CDS encoding uL15 family ribosomal protein, translating to MVVRREKKSRKMRGSRTMGWGIRGQHRDRGSQGGRQIGMHKEKWSWLVKYGEGWYGKHGFRNPTTKLTSAISLRKLNELLVSGSIKIKEIDGKKIVDLNELGYDKLLGGGIISVPVTIKVGKATDRAIQKVKQIGGEVILSPTE from the coding sequence ATGGTAGTAAGAAGAGAGAAAAAGAGTAGAAAAATGAGAGGATCGCGAACCATGGGATGGGGTATTAGGGGTCAACATAGGGATAGAGGATCACAGGGTGGTAGACAAATTGGCATGCATAAGGAGAAATGGTCATGGTTAGTTAAATACGGTGAAGGATGGTATGGGAAGCATGGATTCAGAAACCCCACTACAAAATTGACAAGTGCTATTTCGTTGAGAAAACTTAATGAGTTATTAGTGAGTGGTTCTATAAAAATTAAAGAAATAGATGGAAAAAAGATAGTAGACTTAAATGAGTTAGGGTATGATAAATTACTCGGTGGTGGTATCATAAGTGTTCCCGTTACTATAAAAGTAGGTAAGGCTACCGATAGAGCGATACAGAA
- the rpmD gene encoding 50S ribosomal protein L30, whose translation MVELLGIIRIRGWAKAPWYINETLEMLRLRYNFNTMMYPKTSQILGMLNKVSPYVTWGEIDPDTLKLLIIKRLETAKGDKVSDSYVKEVLKIENIDTMVKQLYEGKIYLHKLDQYFKLPIRLHPPKGGFKGSVKRPYKNKGEFGYRGDKINELMRRMM comes from the coding sequence ATGGTGGAGCTACTAGGCATAATTAGAATTAGAGGTTGGGCAAAGGCTCCTTGGTATATTAATGAGACATTAGAGATGTTGAGATTAAGGTATAATTTCAATACGATGATGTATCCAAAAACATCTCAAATACTGGGTATGCTAAATAAAGTTTCTCCATATGTCACATGGGGAGAGATAGATCCAGATACTTTAAAGCTACTAATTATAAAGAGACTTGAAACAGCAAAAGGGGATAAGGTTTCAGATAGTTATGTTAAAGAAGTGTTAAAGATTGAAAATATTGATACAATGGTAAAACAGCTATATGAAGGCAAGATTTACCTACATAAACTTGATCAATATTTTAAGTTGCCTATTCGATTACATCCACCCAAAGGTGGGTTTAAGGGTAGTGTTAAAAGGCCCTATAAAAATAAAGGTGAGTTCGGATATAGAGGAGATAAGATAAATGAATTAATGAGGAGGATGATGTAA